A single region of the Drosophila takahashii strain IR98-3 E-12201 chromosome 2R, DtakHiC1v2, whole genome shotgun sequence genome encodes:
- the LOC108062479 gene encoding LOW QUALITY PROTEIN: probable cytochrome P450 6a14 (The sequence of the model RefSeq protein was modified relative to this genomic sequence to represent the inferred CDS: inserted 1 base in 1 codon; substituted 4 bases at 4 genomic stop codons) — protein MLLTIALLGLVLYLAYSFYYNTYTYWARRGVPSEHPLPLIGNMLGMGTKYNFRDINQRIYDKFKGKAPFAGLFMFFKRTALITDLDLIKQVLIKDFHYFQDRGVFKNVRDDPLTGHLLTLEGDAWKSMRQKLTPVFSSGKMXAVSAAKVDDGDVEIKDLCARFTTDVIGSCAFGLECCSLKDPNSEFRTMGGTIFTKSRHPMFVTAFIFTNPKLAKKLRMKVIRDDITDFFMSAVKSTVDYRLKNGVKRNDFIGQLIELRAEDEEAARNGKGIDFSKGLTFEQMAAQSFVFFIAGFETSSSTMAFCLYELALNKDIQDKVRDEIESVLDGEEMSYDDIVKMTYLEQVSWXVXYFDGIKKVLKXFLPLTETLRKHPIVSQLFRECNQNXKVPNTELVIEKGTSVMIPVHNIHHDGDLYPDPERFDPSRFEPEEIKSRHPFSYLPFGDGPRNCIGLRFGKMQAKIGLVSLLRRFRFDISKRTEIPLILDTRTPTLSTKHGIHLKVERI, from the exons ATGCTATTAACAATAGCCCTATTAGGCCTGGTCCTATATTTGGCCTATAGTTTTTACTACAACACCTACACCTACTGGGCCCGGAGAGGAGTGCCCTCCGAACATCCCTTGCCCCTCATTGGCAATATGTTGGGGATGGGTACCAAATACAATTTTCGGGACATTAACCAAAGGATCTACGACAAGTTCAAGGGAAAGGCACCTTTTGCCGGACTGTTTATGTTCTTCAAACGAACAGCTCTTATCACTGATCTGGATCTGATCAAACAAGTCCTTATCAAGGACTTCCATTACTTTCAAGATCGCGGCGTTTTCAAGAATGTCCGTGATGATCCCTTGACGGGACACCTTCTCACTTTGGAGGGTGATGCGTGGAAATCGATGAGGCAGAAGCTGACTCCGGTCTTCAGTTCCGGGAAAA ATGCTGTGAGTGCTGCCAAGGTGGACGATGGCGATGTGGAAATAAAGGACCTCTGTGCCCGGTTCACCACCGATGTGATTGGATCGTGTGCTTTTGGCCTGGAGTGCTGTAGTCTCAAAGATCCCAATTCCGAGTTCCGAACCATGGGAGGCACGATCTTCACTAAGTCCCGGCATCCGATGTTCGTGACTGCGTTTATCTTTACCAATCCCAAGTTGGCCAAAAAGTTGAGGATGAAGGTAATACGCGATGATATCACCGACTTCTTTATGTCAGCGGTAAAAAGCACTGTCGACTATCGCTTGAAAAATGGCGTAAAGCGAAACGACTTCATCGGTCAGTTAATAGAGCTCCGTGCCGAGGACGAAGAGGCGGCTAGAAATGGCAAAGGAATTGATTTTTCTAAGGGCTTGACTTTTGAGCAAATGGCTGCCCAGTCTTTTGTATTCTTCATAGCTGGATTCGAGACTTCATCGAGTACGATGGCCTTCTGTTTGTACGAACTTGCTCTGAATAAGGATATTCAAGATAAGGTCAGGGATGAAATTGAAAGTGTACTTGATGGGGAAGAGATGTCCTACGACGACATAGTCAAAATGACCTATTTGGAGCAGGTGAGCTGGTGAGTATAATACTTTGATGGCATAAAGAAAGTCCTCAAATAGTTTTTACCTTTAACAGAAACCCTCCGAAAACATCCTATAGTTTCTCAACTTTTCCGTGAATGCAATCAGAACTAAAAAGTACCCAACACAGAACTTGTTATCGAGAAGGGAACTTCCGTCATGATACCTGTGCACAACATTCACCACGATGGTGATTTGTATCCCGATCCCGAACGCTTCGATCCCAGTCGCTTCGAGCCGGAGGAAATAAAGTCTCGCCATCCGTTTTCCTATCTGCCATTTGGAGATGGACCCCGCAATTGCATCGGCCTCCGCTTTGGTAAAATGCAAGCCAAGATTGGTCTGGTCTCTTTGCTGCGTCGCTTCAGGTTCGACATTTCAAAGAGAACCGAGATCCCATTGATTTTAGACACTCGCACCCCCACTCTTTCCACCAAACATGGCATTCACCTGAAAGTGGAGCGTATCTGA
- the Isha gene encoding SR-related and CTD-associated factor 4 isoform X2: METVVAFNNELSGLYDSRPPISKAKMAAITKSAMRAIKLYKHVVQSVEKFILKCKPEYKVPGLYVIDSIVRQSRHQYGMDKDLFAPRFQRNLTETFANLFRCAPEDKSRIIRVLNLWQKNNVFKSEVIQPIFDLADPNHPIYHQMPPVGSGQGGGLGSGPSGSGSLSLADISSGPNGLNSSGMELSLNSSMGEDKMGGAMPDLSKKDLTQLLNDPNVLRQLQTLTNFQKFKQQEENQKHRYPDEALQQHFQNVMKGNAGMPPGMGMGMGMGMGMSLNDSMDLNKDVEFISEQQTIEVINLDGADSRSPTPDRERYKRSRRSSRSRSRSPRGRGAGGAGGGTGNDRRRRSSRSRSRSRSPRSSRRRGSRDRDRMDRNNRDKERDREHERERRKKGLPDIKKEHLSVCSTTLWVGHLSKLVYQEELSDTFGEYGDIVSIDQIVPRGCAFIVMNRRQDAHKAMQALKNHKLQGRAITISWAAGKGVKSKEWKDFWDLELGVTYVPWSKLSPDTDFDALEEGGMFDEDTMPIQMKQKINQAKNAGKDNKGQSAAEAAGAPGVGVPPPGMMFGIDTTQPPPLGQVGGPVGPPPGPGVPPPGLMGMGIRGQFPMAPPMGINMPPPMMMPPTNMPPPMMMPTTNMPPPMMMPPAMMPPGFPGIGGPPHPMALPPGASFAPPGAVPPPMPSGGPSSANSGNVSDDQMDIEMDLEDAPPPPPQQQANFNPSPNNVELSPAALANEMFQQRERERDRDRDRSRGPGNSRWGGRDDVVEAADRWRAENGGGGPGPGGPGGPGPNAAFNEARARLNLNPIDHGMPRPDFMDFDNRGGPGGPRGMGPRGNHNGGPGGDFFPPNMNHNRFNQPTSLMQMRIPPPASFNQRMGGPAGNGGNGVGPMFMRNQGGGGPGGGGPGGGGPGGPGGPGGPGGRQQGPGFFNPRNPFNDNQRGRGGQGGGRGMGGGGGGGPGGRGRWSDDEDEGGNNFKRQRGGPGGGPGGNRFRGDRGGEMMDDRRGNNPRGGRGGPREDRERPGFGNRRGSRDDSNRHSISSADEGSKPTGGEPESRPKNAGNALANANKEAPPTTTRVDTEEDWDQELQDYEARMEAQKPGENASQTANSPPQEKVPAETQSFAKPADVASDSEVQKSQTDAPAACTPLYDELPPPAVPQAQAESSREAAASSPRPEPQVIHTEAAPKEDPVPAPAAELQTDAPSAEEPKTQAASAVAETEADA; encoded by the exons ATGGAAACAGTGGTTGCCTTCAACAATGAG CTCTCCGGACTCTATGACAGCCGGCCGCCCATTTCCAAGGCCAAGATGGCCGCCATCACCAAGTCGGCGATGCGCGCCATCAAGCTGTACAAGCACGTCGTCCAGAGCGTGGAGAAGTTCATCCTCAAGTGCAAGCCGGAGTACAAGGTGCCCGGTCTGTATGTGATTGACTCCATAGTGCGGCAGTCTCGCCACCAGTACGGCATGGACAAGGACCTGTTCGCCCCGCGCTTCCAGCGCAATCTCACCGAGACCTTTGCCAACTTGTTTCGCTGCGCTCCGGAGGACAAGAGCCGCATCATCCGCGTGCTGAACCTGTGGCAGAAGAACAACGTCTTCAAGTCGGAGGTCATCCAGCCGATCTTCGACCTGGCGGACCCCAATCACCCCATCTATCACCAGATGCCGCCGGTGGGCAGTGGACAGGGCGGCGGCCTGGGTTCCGGTCCCAGCGGCAGCGGATCCCTCAGCCTGGCGGACATATCGAGTGGTCCCAATGGACTCAACAGCTCCGGCATGGAGCTCAGCCTGAACAGCTCCATGGGCGAGGATAAGATGGGCGGGGCCATGCCCGATTTGTCG AAGAAAGATCTCACTCAGCTGCTGAACGATCCCAATGTGCTGCGGCAACTGCAGACGCTGACCAACTTCCAAAAGTtcaagcagcaggaggagaacCAGAAGCATCGCTATCCGGACGAGGCACTGCAGCAGCATTTCCAGAACGTAATGAAG GGAAATGCTGGCATGCCGCCGggcatgggaatgggaatgggcatGGGCATGGGCATGAGTTTGAACGACAGCATGGACCTCAACAAGGATGTCGAGTTTATATCGGAGCAACAGACCATTGAG GTGATCAATCTGGATGGAGCCGATTCGCGCAGTCCGACGCCAGACCGCGAACGCTACAAGCGCAGCCGCAGGAGCAGTCGCAGCCGCTCGAGATCTCCGCGTGGACGAGGAGCCGGTGGCGCCGGTGGAGGAACGGGCAACGACCGACGGCGACGCAGCTCTCGCTCCCGATCGCGCAGCCGATCACCTCGCTCCAGCCGCCGTCGAGGATCGCGGGACCGGGATCGCATGGATAGGAACAACCGGGACAAGGAGAGGGATCGCGAGCACGAGCGCGAGCGACGCAAGAAGGGATTGCCGGACATCAAGAAGGAGCACCTCAGTG TGTGCAGCACTACCCTGTGGGTGGGCCACCTGTCCAAGCTCGTTTACCAGGAGGAGCTGTCCGACACCTTTGGCGAGTATGGTGACATAGTGAGCATCGACCAGATTGTACCGCGCGGATGCGCCTTCATTGTAATGAATCGGCGCCAGGACGCCCACAAGGCCATGCAGGCGCTGAAAAACCACAAGCTGCAGGGACGCGCCATCACCATCTCGTGGGCCGCCGGCAAGGGAGTGAAGAGCAAGGAGTGGAAGGACTTCTGGGACCTCGAGCTGGGCGTCACCTACGTTCCTTGGTCCAAGCTCAGCCCGGATACCGACTTCGATGCCCTGGAAGAGGGTGGCATGTTTGACGAGGACACCATGCCCATTCAAATGAAGCAGAAGATCAACCAAGCAAAGAACGCCGGTAAGGACAATAAGGGTCAATCTGCTGCGGAGGCAGCTGGTGCTCCAGGAGTTGGTGTTCCGCCGCCCGGTATGATGTTTGGCATCGATACGACCCAACCGCCGCCGCTGGGGCAAGTCGGTGGTCCGGTGGGCCCTCCACCTGGTCCGGGAGTACCGCCACCGGGGCTCATGGGCATGGGCATTAGGGGACAATTCCCGATGGCCCCACCCATGGGCATCAATATGCCGCCGCCAATGATGATGCCGCCAACAAATATGCCGCCACCGATGATGATGCCAACGACCAATATGCCTCCGCCGATGATGATGCCACCGGCCATGATGCCACCTGGCTTTCCAG GCATTGGGGGACCACCGCATCCCATGGCCTTGCCGCCGGGAGCTTCCTTCGCACCTCCCGGAGCGGTGCCACCTCCTATGCCCAGCGGTGGACCGTCGTCTGCCAATAGTGGCAACGTGAGCGATGATCAAATGGACATTGAGATGGATTTGGAGGACGCCCCACCTCCGCCGCCGCAACAGCAGGCTAACTTCAATCCGTCGCCCAACAATGTCGAGCTTTCGCCGGCGGCCTTGGCCAATGAAATGTTCCAGCAACGGGAAAGGGAGCGAGACCGGGATAGGGATCGTTCTCGCGGCCCGGGCAACTCGCGTTGGGGTGGACGGGATGACGTCGTCGAAGCGGCAGACCGTTGGCGCGCCGAAAATGGTGGAGGTGGTCCAGGACCTGGTGGACCTGGTGGACCCGGACCAAACGCAGCCTTCAACGAGGCACGAGCGCGACTCAACCTAAATCCTATTGATCACGGAATGCCACGGCCGGACTTTATGG ATTTTGACAATCGCGGTGGACCGGGTGGACCTCGGGGAATGGGACCACGTGGAAACCACAACGGTGGCCCAGGAGGCGACTTTTTCCCGCCCAACATGAATCACAACCGATTCAATCAGCCCACCAGCCTGATGCAGATGCGCATCCCGCCGCCGGCTTCGTTTAACCAGCGCATGGGCGGTCCGGCTGGCAACGGTGGCAACGGCGTTGGGCCCATGTTCATGCGAAACCAAGGAGGCGGTGGTCCAGGAGGCGGTGGACCAGGAGGTGGTGGACCTGGCGGTCCAGGTGGCCCAGGAGGACCAGGAGGACGACAGCAGGGACCAG GCTTCTTCAACCCTCGGAATCCCTTCAATGACAACCAACGAGGACGGGGAGGACAAGGTGGAGGACGTGGCatgggcggaggaggaggcggcggcccTGGTGGACGCGGACGTTGGAGCGACGATGAAGACGAGGGTGGAAACAACTTCAAGCGGCAACGTGGCGGTCCAGGTGGCGGTCCTGGCGGCAATCGATTCCGTGGCGATCGCGGGGGCGAAATGATGGACGATCGTCGCGGTAACAATCCACGAGGCGGTCGCGGAGGACCGCGTGAGGATCGCGAACGTCCAGGCTTTGGAAACAGACGCGGCTCGCGAGACGACAGCAATCGTCATTCAATAAGCTCCGCGGACGAGGGCAGCAAGCCGACTGGCGGCGAACCGGAGTCGCGTCCTAAAAATGCTGGAAACGCATTAGCTAACGCCAACAAAGAAGCGCCACCAACGACCACTAGGGTGGACACCGAGGAGGACTGGGATCAGGAGCTTCAGGACTACGAGGCGAGAATGGAGGCCCAGAAGCCAGGAGAAAATGCTTCGCAGACCGCAAACAGTCCGCCGCAGGAAAAGGTTCCAGCGGAGACTCAGAGCTTTGCCAAGCCAGCTGATGTGGCGAGCGATTCTGAGGTTCAGAAATCACAAACCGATGCTCCAGCCGCCTGCACGCCCCTCTACGACGAGCTGCCACCGCCAGCGGTCCCTCAGGCCCAAGCTGAGTCCTCGAGGGAAGCTGCAGCTTCTTCGCCCCGCCCGGAGCCGCAAGTCATTCACACAGAGGCTGCGCCCAAAGAGGATCCCGTTCCAGCGCCGGCTGCTGAACTCCAAACGGATGCTCCATCTGCAGAGGAACCCAAAACACAAGCTGCTTCCGCCGTTGCCGAAACCGAAGCCGATGCATAG
- the Isha gene encoding SR-related and CTD-associated factor 4 isoform X1, translating to METVVAFNNELSGLYDSRPPISKAKMAAITKSAMRAIKLYKHVVQSVEKFILKCKPEYKVPGLYVIDSIVRQSRHQYGMDKDLFAPRFQRNLTETFANLFRCAPEDKSRIIRVLNLWQKNNVFKSEVIQPIFDLADPNHPIYHQMPPVGSGQGGGLGSGPSGSGSLSLADISSGPNGLNSSGMELSLNSSMGEDKMGGAMPDLSLGHEKFSGGGSSSKRHYSEQHYSKRQSGASCSSSKSSKSHHHKRDYGKSSHDLDYQVREMIEDDDNGMMMADDHHCMGDDSPPTSSKIIDKKDLTQLLNDPNVLRQLQTLTNFQKFKQQEENQKHRYPDEALQQHFQNVMKGNAGMPPGMGMGMGMGMGMSLNDSMDLNKDVEFISEQQTIEVINLDGADSRSPTPDRERYKRSRRSSRSRSRSPRGRGAGGAGGGTGNDRRRRSSRSRSRSRSPRSSRRRGSRDRDRMDRNNRDKERDREHERERRKKGLPDIKKEHLSVCSTTLWVGHLSKLVYQEELSDTFGEYGDIVSIDQIVPRGCAFIVMNRRQDAHKAMQALKNHKLQGRAITISWAAGKGVKSKEWKDFWDLELGVTYVPWSKLSPDTDFDALEEGGMFDEDTMPIQMKQKINQAKNAGKDNKGQSAAEAAGAPGVGVPPPGMMFGIDTTQPPPLGQVGGPVGPPPGPGVPPPGLMGMGIRGQFPMAPPMGINMPPPMMMPPTNMPPPMMMPTTNMPPPMMMPPAMMPPGFPGIGGPPHPMALPPGASFAPPGAVPPPMPSGGPSSANSGNVSDDQMDIEMDLEDAPPPPPQQQANFNPSPNNVELSPAALANEMFQQRERERDRDRDRSRGPGNSRWGGRDDVVEAADRWRAENGGGGPGPGGPGGPGPNAAFNEARARLNLNPIDHGMPRPDFMDFDNRGGPGGPRGMGPRGNHNGGPGGDFFPPNMNHNRFNQPTSLMQMRIPPPASFNQRMGGPAGNGGNGVGPMFMRNQGGGGPGGGGPGGGGPGGPGGPGGPGGRQQGPGFFNPRNPFNDNQRGRGGQGGGRGMGGGGGGGPGGRGRWSDDEDEGGNNFKRQRGGPGGGPGGNRFRGDRGGEMMDDRRGNNPRGGRGGPREDRERPGFGNRRGSRDDSNRHSISSADEGSKPTGGEPESRPKNAGNALANANKEAPPTTTRVDTEEDWDQELQDYEARMEAQKPGENASQTANSPPQEKVPAETQSFAKPADVASDSEVQKSQTDAPAACTPLYDELPPPAVPQAQAESSREAAASSPRPEPQVIHTEAAPKEDPVPAPAAELQTDAPSAEEPKTQAASAVAETEADA from the exons ATGGAAACAGTGGTTGCCTTCAACAATGAG CTCTCCGGACTCTATGACAGCCGGCCGCCCATTTCCAAGGCCAAGATGGCCGCCATCACCAAGTCGGCGATGCGCGCCATCAAGCTGTACAAGCACGTCGTCCAGAGCGTGGAGAAGTTCATCCTCAAGTGCAAGCCGGAGTACAAGGTGCCCGGTCTGTATGTGATTGACTCCATAGTGCGGCAGTCTCGCCACCAGTACGGCATGGACAAGGACCTGTTCGCCCCGCGCTTCCAGCGCAATCTCACCGAGACCTTTGCCAACTTGTTTCGCTGCGCTCCGGAGGACAAGAGCCGCATCATCCGCGTGCTGAACCTGTGGCAGAAGAACAACGTCTTCAAGTCGGAGGTCATCCAGCCGATCTTCGACCTGGCGGACCCCAATCACCCCATCTATCACCAGATGCCGCCGGTGGGCAGTGGACAGGGCGGCGGCCTGGGTTCCGGTCCCAGCGGCAGCGGATCCCTCAGCCTGGCGGACATATCGAGTGGTCCCAATGGACTCAACAGCTCCGGCATGGAGCTCAGCCTGAACAGCTCCATGGGCGAGGATAAGATGGGCGGGGCCATGCCCGATTTGTCG CTGGGCCACGAGAAGttcagcggcggcggcagcagctccAAGCGCCACTACTCGGAGCAGCACTACTCGAAGCGCCAGTCGGGCGCCTCTTGCTCCTCGTCCAAGTCTAGCAAGTCGCATCACCACAAGCGGGACTATGGGAAGAGCTCGCACGACCTCGACTACCAGGTGCGCGAGATGATCGAGGACGACGACAACGGCATGATGATGGCCGATGACCACCACTGCATGGGCGACGATTCACCGCCCACCTCATCCAAGATAATAGAC AAGAAAGATCTCACTCAGCTGCTGAACGATCCCAATGTGCTGCGGCAACTGCAGACGCTGACCAACTTCCAAAAGTtcaagcagcaggaggagaacCAGAAGCATCGCTATCCGGACGAGGCACTGCAGCAGCATTTCCAGAACGTAATGAAG GGAAATGCTGGCATGCCGCCGggcatgggaatgggaatgggcatGGGCATGGGCATGAGTTTGAACGACAGCATGGACCTCAACAAGGATGTCGAGTTTATATCGGAGCAACAGACCATTGAG GTGATCAATCTGGATGGAGCCGATTCGCGCAGTCCGACGCCAGACCGCGAACGCTACAAGCGCAGCCGCAGGAGCAGTCGCAGCCGCTCGAGATCTCCGCGTGGACGAGGAGCCGGTGGCGCCGGTGGAGGAACGGGCAACGACCGACGGCGACGCAGCTCTCGCTCCCGATCGCGCAGCCGATCACCTCGCTCCAGCCGCCGTCGAGGATCGCGGGACCGGGATCGCATGGATAGGAACAACCGGGACAAGGAGAGGGATCGCGAGCACGAGCGCGAGCGACGCAAGAAGGGATTGCCGGACATCAAGAAGGAGCACCTCAGTG TGTGCAGCACTACCCTGTGGGTGGGCCACCTGTCCAAGCTCGTTTACCAGGAGGAGCTGTCCGACACCTTTGGCGAGTATGGTGACATAGTGAGCATCGACCAGATTGTACCGCGCGGATGCGCCTTCATTGTAATGAATCGGCGCCAGGACGCCCACAAGGCCATGCAGGCGCTGAAAAACCACAAGCTGCAGGGACGCGCCATCACCATCTCGTGGGCCGCCGGCAAGGGAGTGAAGAGCAAGGAGTGGAAGGACTTCTGGGACCTCGAGCTGGGCGTCACCTACGTTCCTTGGTCCAAGCTCAGCCCGGATACCGACTTCGATGCCCTGGAAGAGGGTGGCATGTTTGACGAGGACACCATGCCCATTCAAATGAAGCAGAAGATCAACCAAGCAAAGAACGCCGGTAAGGACAATAAGGGTCAATCTGCTGCGGAGGCAGCTGGTGCTCCAGGAGTTGGTGTTCCGCCGCCCGGTATGATGTTTGGCATCGATACGACCCAACCGCCGCCGCTGGGGCAAGTCGGTGGTCCGGTGGGCCCTCCACCTGGTCCGGGAGTACCGCCACCGGGGCTCATGGGCATGGGCATTAGGGGACAATTCCCGATGGCCCCACCCATGGGCATCAATATGCCGCCGCCAATGATGATGCCGCCAACAAATATGCCGCCACCGATGATGATGCCAACGACCAATATGCCTCCGCCGATGATGATGCCACCGGCCATGATGCCACCTGGCTTTCCAG GCATTGGGGGACCACCGCATCCCATGGCCTTGCCGCCGGGAGCTTCCTTCGCACCTCCCGGAGCGGTGCCACCTCCTATGCCCAGCGGTGGACCGTCGTCTGCCAATAGTGGCAACGTGAGCGATGATCAAATGGACATTGAGATGGATTTGGAGGACGCCCCACCTCCGCCGCCGCAACAGCAGGCTAACTTCAATCCGTCGCCCAACAATGTCGAGCTTTCGCCGGCGGCCTTGGCCAATGAAATGTTCCAGCAACGGGAAAGGGAGCGAGACCGGGATAGGGATCGTTCTCGCGGCCCGGGCAACTCGCGTTGGGGTGGACGGGATGACGTCGTCGAAGCGGCAGACCGTTGGCGCGCCGAAAATGGTGGAGGTGGTCCAGGACCTGGTGGACCTGGTGGACCCGGACCAAACGCAGCCTTCAACGAGGCACGAGCGCGACTCAACCTAAATCCTATTGATCACGGAATGCCACGGCCGGACTTTATGG ATTTTGACAATCGCGGTGGACCGGGTGGACCTCGGGGAATGGGACCACGTGGAAACCACAACGGTGGCCCAGGAGGCGACTTTTTCCCGCCCAACATGAATCACAACCGATTCAATCAGCCCACCAGCCTGATGCAGATGCGCATCCCGCCGCCGGCTTCGTTTAACCAGCGCATGGGCGGTCCGGCTGGCAACGGTGGCAACGGCGTTGGGCCCATGTTCATGCGAAACCAAGGAGGCGGTGGTCCAGGAGGCGGTGGACCAGGAGGTGGTGGACCTGGCGGTCCAGGTGGCCCAGGAGGACCAGGAGGACGACAGCAGGGACCAG GCTTCTTCAACCCTCGGAATCCCTTCAATGACAACCAACGAGGACGGGGAGGACAAGGTGGAGGACGTGGCatgggcggaggaggaggcggcggcccTGGTGGACGCGGACGTTGGAGCGACGATGAAGACGAGGGTGGAAACAACTTCAAGCGGCAACGTGGCGGTCCAGGTGGCGGTCCTGGCGGCAATCGATTCCGTGGCGATCGCGGGGGCGAAATGATGGACGATCGTCGCGGTAACAATCCACGAGGCGGTCGCGGAGGACCGCGTGAGGATCGCGAACGTCCAGGCTTTGGAAACAGACGCGGCTCGCGAGACGACAGCAATCGTCATTCAATAAGCTCCGCGGACGAGGGCAGCAAGCCGACTGGCGGCGAACCGGAGTCGCGTCCTAAAAATGCTGGAAACGCATTAGCTAACGCCAACAAAGAAGCGCCACCAACGACCACTAGGGTGGACACCGAGGAGGACTGGGATCAGGAGCTTCAGGACTACGAGGCGAGAATGGAGGCCCAGAAGCCAGGAGAAAATGCTTCGCAGACCGCAAACAGTCCGCCGCAGGAAAAGGTTCCAGCGGAGACTCAGAGCTTTGCCAAGCCAGCTGATGTGGCGAGCGATTCTGAGGTTCAGAAATCACAAACCGATGCTCCAGCCGCCTGCACGCCCCTCTACGACGAGCTGCCACCGCCAGCGGTCCCTCAGGCCCAAGCTGAGTCCTCGAGGGAAGCTGCAGCTTCTTCGCCCCGCCCGGAGCCGCAAGTCATTCACACAGAGGCTGCGCCCAAAGAGGATCCCGTTCCAGCGCCGGCTGCTGAACTCCAAACGGATGCTCCATCTGCAGAGGAACCCAAAACACAAGCTGCTTCCGCCGTTGCCGAAACCGAAGCCGATGCATAG
- the Isha gene encoding uncharacterized protein Isha isoform X3 — METVVAFNNELSGLYDSRPPISKAKMAAITKSAMRAIKLYKHVVQSVEKFILKCKPEYKVPGLYVIDSIVRQSRHQYGMDKDLFAPRFQRNLTETFANLFRCAPEDKSRIIRVLNLWQKNNVFKSEVIQPIFDLADPNHPIYHQMPPVGSGQGGGLGSGPSGSGSLSLADISSGPNGLNSSGMELSLNSSMGEDKMGGAMPDLSLGHEKFSGGGSSSKRHYSEQHYSKRQSGASCSSSKSSKSHHHKRDYGKSSHDLDYQVREMIEDDDNGMMMADDHHCMGDDSPPTSSKIIDKKDLTQLLNDPNVLRQLQTLTNFQKFKQQEENQKHRYPDEALQQHFQNVMKGNAGMPPGMGMGMGMGMGMSLNDSMDLNKDVEFISEQQTIECAALPCGWATCPSSFTRRSCPTPLASMVT; from the exons ATGGAAACAGTGGTTGCCTTCAACAATGAG CTCTCCGGACTCTATGACAGCCGGCCGCCCATTTCCAAGGCCAAGATGGCCGCCATCACCAAGTCGGCGATGCGCGCCATCAAGCTGTACAAGCACGTCGTCCAGAGCGTGGAGAAGTTCATCCTCAAGTGCAAGCCGGAGTACAAGGTGCCCGGTCTGTATGTGATTGACTCCATAGTGCGGCAGTCTCGCCACCAGTACGGCATGGACAAGGACCTGTTCGCCCCGCGCTTCCAGCGCAATCTCACCGAGACCTTTGCCAACTTGTTTCGCTGCGCTCCGGAGGACAAGAGCCGCATCATCCGCGTGCTGAACCTGTGGCAGAAGAACAACGTCTTCAAGTCGGAGGTCATCCAGCCGATCTTCGACCTGGCGGACCCCAATCACCCCATCTATCACCAGATGCCGCCGGTGGGCAGTGGACAGGGCGGCGGCCTGGGTTCCGGTCCCAGCGGCAGCGGATCCCTCAGCCTGGCGGACATATCGAGTGGTCCCAATGGACTCAACAGCTCCGGCATGGAGCTCAGCCTGAACAGCTCCATGGGCGAGGATAAGATGGGCGGGGCCATGCCCGATTTGTCG CTGGGCCACGAGAAGttcagcggcggcggcagcagctccAAGCGCCACTACTCGGAGCAGCACTACTCGAAGCGCCAGTCGGGCGCCTCTTGCTCCTCGTCCAAGTCTAGCAAGTCGCATCACCACAAGCGGGACTATGGGAAGAGCTCGCACGACCTCGACTACCAGGTGCGCGAGATGATCGAGGACGACGACAACGGCATGATGATGGCCGATGACCACCACTGCATGGGCGACGATTCACCGCCCACCTCATCCAAGATAATAGAC AAGAAAGATCTCACTCAGCTGCTGAACGATCCCAATGTGCTGCGGCAACTGCAGACGCTGACCAACTTCCAAAAGTtcaagcagcaggaggagaacCAGAAGCATCGCTATCCGGACGAGGCACTGCAGCAGCATTTCCAGAACGTAATGAAG GGAAATGCTGGCATGCCGCCGggcatgggaatgggaatgggcatGGGCATGGGCATGAGTTTGAACGACAGCATGGACCTCAACAAGGATGTCGAGTTTATATCGGAGCAACAGACCATTGAG TGTGCAGCACTACCCTGTGGGTGGGCCACCTGTCCAAGCTCGTTTACCAGGAGGAGCTGTCCGACACCTTTGGCGAGTATGGTGACATAG